A single window of Culicoides brevitarsis isolate CSIRO-B50_1 chromosome 3, AGI_CSIRO_Cbre_v1, whole genome shotgun sequence DNA harbors:
- the LOC134835114 gene encoding ubiquitin conjugation factor E4 A, with the protein MTSSSTSKSNLLDEKLNNLLENVFLITIDKVPKKSKQLVFLEEVAAYGGTLLNLELLEQALFERIMLRNPTDFLIPSNIAKDDIDELAAETKVITYLYKTFVRNERSTNENDSVNKENCSKVRELILRNASTAIKQPMLYEDQVISSQLLDLFKDMNEDADYKSLFLTMVAKEVMAEDAEEGLNALKLFTFPALIEAHKALKLASLGSMELWIMPFLLAFSSDKTNPRLGEIVLDFTTPPENADGIRYSDSLFGQLLSLSIMPKNHAGPYEFYENMYSINITAFQSLSSTLWNYLTILQDQIHALFKSFLLIGGQSKEKMLKWIGNCLSANMQRGQIWNAHSMAGIGAFTSAPDSFMIGLAAVLLRLCKPLFKPSLKVMIVDPTYCSVKEEEKVEKGVHMKDVVKETCLLPLEENEERIVADKYNFVTECFFMTHKAIDLGYRVCIEKLIRMSRELHQLQAAYQDTAMQGGADVAGNIMNLLSSKTQQFLCLHNLIVEPNNDQYLMSFYEATAIWLAQVVTKPDDWYLPARKDKGFAPQTVEECKNLPGDDVVPKILNSVPEYILENIVGYLTFVHHFDQMQVATSVKVNTEAQDAIFTMILIFMGSAKRVRNPHVRARLAEGLESLLPNESKMGFSAGAGLFTHHPHRLEVVKNLLSVFVGIEMTGQSVQFEQKFNYRRPMYVIMDYVWKIPEQKACFKRLEREAVKNIDAVEPPLFLRFVNLLINDAIFLLDESLNNLQQIRTLQEAQDNGEWNNLPETERRQNIQNLQQLGMHAKFDNILGRDTINVLKLLTSEIKGIFCHSTIVDRIASMLNYFLLHLVGPKKGNFKVKDKKEFEFDPAHTVREISHIYINLQESKEFCLAVSEDGRSYSPELFTFAEQVLVRICGGNLITEIMEFSEKVKQLANQKKIDDEALVDPPDEFLDPIMSTLMQDPVILPSSKITVDRTTIARHFLSDQNDPFNRAPLTMDQVKPDAELKQRITEWIHEKREAYKKAQNAENAS; encoded by the exons ATGACCTCGTCATCCACATCAAAATCCAATTTGTTGGATGAAAAACTGAATAATCTGCTGGAAAATGTGTTCCTCATCACGATCGACAAAGTGCCGAAGAAAAGCAAGCAACTCGTCTTCTTGGAGGAAGTTGCTGCATACGGCGGAACCTTGCTAAATTTGGAACTGCTCGAACAAGCGCTCTTCGAACGGATAATGCTGCGAAACCCGACTGATTTTCTCATTCCATCGAATATCGCGAAGGACGACATTGACGAGTTGGCGGCCGAGACAAAAGTCATCACGTATTTGTACAAGACCTTCGTCCGGAATGAGAGATCCACGAACGAAAATGACTCGGTGAACAaggaaaattgctcaaaagtgcgagaattaattttacggAATGCCAGCACGGCGATTAAGCAGCCGATGTTGTACGAGGACCAAGTTATCTCGAGTCAGTTGTTGGATTTGTTCAAAGATATGAACGAAGACGCGGACTACAAGTCGCTTTTTTTGACGATGGTGGCGAAAGAAGTCATGGCAGAAGATGCCGAGGAAGGATTGAACGCGTTGAAACTTTTTACGTTCCCAGCGTTGATTGAAGCTCACAAAGCACTGAAATTGGCATCACTTGGATCAATGGAACTGTGGATCATGCCGTTTTTGCTGGCATTCAGCAGTGATAAAACTAATCCGCGATTGGGAGAAATCGTTTTAGATTTCACGACGCCGCCCGAGAACGCAGACGGCATTCGTTACTCGGATTCGCTCTTCGGACAACTTTTGTCGTTGTCAATTATGCCGAAGAATCATGCCGGGCCCTACGAGTTTTACGAAAATATGTATAGCATTAATATCACGGCATTCCAAAGTCTTTCGTCGACCCTGTGGAATTATTTGACGATTTTGCAGGATCAGATTCATGCGTTGTTCAAGAGTTTTTTGCTGATCGGAGGACAGTCGAAGGAAAAAATGCTGAAATGGATCGGAAATTGCTTGAGTGCCAACATGCAacg tggTCAAATCTGGAATGCACACTCGATGGCAGGAATTGGTGCCTTCACCTCAGCTCCCGATTCCTTCATGATCGGTCTTGCAGCTGTCCTCTTGCGCCTTTGCAAACCTCTTTTCAAACCATCCTTGAAAGTAATGATTGTCGATCCGACTTATTGCTCCGTGAAGGAAGaggaaaaagtcgaaaaaggTGTCCACATGAAAGATGTCGTCAAAGAAACTTGCTTGTTGCCGTTGGAAGAGAACGAAGAACGCATCGTCGCCGACAAATACAACTTTGTGACGGAATGTTTCTTCATGACGCACAAAGCGATCGACTTGGGCTACCGCGTTTGCATCGAAAAACTCATCCGCATGAGTCGCGAACTGCATCAACTCCAGGCCGCATATCAAGACACCGCGATGCAAGGAGGCGCCGACGTTGCGGGAAACATCATGAATTTACTTTCGTCAAAAACTCAACAATTTCTCTGCCTTCACAATTTGATCGTCGAACCGAATAACGATCAATATCTCATGTCCTTCTACGAAGCAACGGCGATCTGGTTGGCCCAAGTTGTCACGAAACCCGATGATTGGTACTTGCCAGCACGAAAGGATAAAGGGTTTGCGCCCCAAACTGTCGAGGAATGCAAAAATTTGCCCGGTGACGATGTCGttccgaaaattttaaactccgTTCCGGAATACATTCTCGAAAATATCGTCGGGTATTTGACATTTGTGCATCATTTTGACCAGATGCAAGTCGCGACTTCGGTAAAAGTCAATACAGAGGCGCAAGATGCCATTTTTACGatgattttgattttcatgGGAAGTGCCAAACGAGTAAGGAATCCACATGTTCGGGCACGTCTTGCCGAAGGACTCGAAAGTCTTTTGCCGAACGAAAGTAAGATGGGATTCAGTGCTGGTGCGGGATTGTTTACGCATCATCCACATCGCTTGGAAgtcgtgaaaaatttactgAGTGTCTTTGTGGGCATCGAAATGACCGGGCAAAGTGTGCAATTTGAGCAGAAATTCAATTATCGAAGACCAATGTACGTGATCATGGACTATGTTTGGAAGATTCCTGAACAAAAAGCTTGTTTcaa acGTCTAGAGAGAGAAGCTGTGAAGAACATTGATGCTGTCGAACCCCCACTTTTCCTTAGATTCGTCAATTTACTCATCAATGATGCAATTTTCTTACTT gatGAGTCCCTCAATAATTTACAACAAATCCGTACACTACAGGAGGCACAAGACAACGGCGAATGGAATAATTTGCCAGAAACGGAACGTCGTCAAAACATCCAAAACCTCCAGCAGCTTGGAATGCACGCAAAATTCGATAATATCTTGGGACGCGACACAATTAACGTCTTAAAACTTCTGACATCCGAGATTAAAGGAATTTTCTGTCACTCCACGATCGTCGATCGCATCGCCTCCATGCTCAATTATTTCCTTCTTCACCTTGTTGGACCTAAAAAAGGCAACTTCAAAGTAAAAGACAAGaaagaatttgaatttgatcCGGCACACACAGTCCGTGAAATTTCCCACATTTACATCAACTTGCAAGAATCCAAAGAATTTTGTCTTGCCGTTTCCGAAGACGGTCGTTCCTACTCGCCCGAATTATTTACCTTCGCGGAACAAGTTCTCGTGCGCATTTGTGGCGGAAATTTAATCACAGAAATCATGGAATTCTCCGAAAAAGTCAAACAATTGGCCAATCAGAAGAAAATCGATGACGAGGCACTTGTCGATCCGCCAGATGAATTTTTGGATCCCATCATGTCGACCCTCATGCAAGATCCCGTCATCTTACCGAGCAGCAAAATTACCGTAGATCGCACGACAATTGCGCGTCATTTCCTCAGTGACCAAAATGATCCGTTCAACAGGGCGCCGTTGACGATGGACCAAGTGAAGCCCGATGCCGAACTGAAACAACGAATCACAGAATGGATTCACGAGAAACGTGAGGCTTACAAAAAGGCCCAAAACGCGGAAAAcgcttcttaa